Proteins from a genomic interval of Medicago truncatula cultivar Jemalong A17 chromosome 3, MtrunA17r5.0-ANR, whole genome shotgun sequence:
- the LOC112420380 gene encoding U11/U12 small nuclear ribonucleoprotein 31 kDa protein: MSSKKKPKRKNNNSDDEDDDVFFYRFCASSSTPNTTTTTTNNNNQIQSSKPNNKAPSSTGETLAPSKSTIYVSNLDYSLTNSDLHTLFSTFGRIARVTVLKDRHTRLSRGVAFIQFVSRHDAQIAVTEMNKKILNGRTLSASIASDNGRAPEFIKKRVYNTETGLCFECGGSGHLSYECPKNQLGARARPQPKKPRRGFGGSGWSKEGDEEEEENDRIGAERFEEDNWASVVDDGADERLLGRNGNEGEGLDDKKRRKKKGKRAGYFSDESDHEDDD; this comes from the coding sequence ATGTCAAGCAAGAAAAAACCCAAACGCAAAAACAACAATAGCGACGATGAAGACGACGACGTTTTCTTCTACCGTTTCTGCGCTTCATCCTCAACCcccaacaccaccaccaccaccaccaacaacaacaaccaaatccAATCCTCAAAACCAAACAACAAAGCACCATCATCAACAGGAGAAACCTTAGCACCATCAAAATCAACCATATACGTTTCAAATCTAGATTACTCCTTAACTAACTCCGATCTCCACACTCTTTTCTCCACCTTCGGCCGAATAGCGCGTGTGACAGTTTTAAAAGACCGTCACACGCGCTTAAGCCGAGGTGTAgcttttattcaatttgtttCCCGTCACGACGCCCAAATCGCCGTGACGGAGATGAATAAGAAGATTTTGAATGGTAGGACTTTGAGTGCTTCTATTGCTTCTGATAATGGACGCGCTCCCGAGTTTATAAAGAAGCGGGTTTATAATACTGAGACGGGATTGTGTTTTGAGTGTGGTGGGAGTGGGCATTTGTCTTATGAGTGTCCTAAGAATCAGTTGGGGGCTAGGGCGAGGCCGCAGCCGAAGAAGCCGCGGAGGGGATTTGGTGGGTCTGGATGGAGCAAAGAGGGGGATGAGGAGGAGGAAGAGAATGATAGGATTGGCGCAGAGCGGTTTGAGGAAGATAATTGGGCTTCTGTGGTGGATGATGGAGCTGATGAGAGATTGTTAGGGAGGAATGGGAATGAGGGTGAGGGTTTGGATGATaagaagaggaggaagaagaaagggaaGAGAGCTGGGTATTTTAGTGATGAGAGTGATCACGAGGACGATGATTGA